The following DNA comes from Candidatus Caldatribacterium sp..
GTGAAAAACCCCGAATGGTTCGACGTCATCGTCACGGACAACATGTTCGGGGACATCATTACCGACCTTGGCGCCATGATTCAAGGTGGCATGGGTATTGCAGCAGGAGGGAATATTAATCCTCAGGGAGTCTCGATGTTCGAGCCCATTGGTGGTTCGGCACCGAAGTACACGGGAATGAACGTCATCAACCCTCTGGCGGCGATTCTTGCAATGCAGATGCTCCTTGACACCATTGGAGAACACGAAGCAGCCTCAAGAGTGGAAAACGCCGTTATTCAGGCGCTTCAGAGTGGCAAAATCAAAAGCATGAGCGCAGGGAAAATGGGACTCACAACCCAAGAGGTTGGAGATCTCGTGGCTTCCCTGGTGTAGGGTATCATTCAAGAGGCATTCCGCCTTCCTGTGTCGGCGGATGGGCCGAAGAGGGTTGATGCTCAAGAGGCGTCCCACCCTCTTCCATTGGTGTCCCTCCTGAAGAAATCCCAGGCGGTGGAGCAACCACGCCCTGTCCGGAACGAAGAGCAGGGCGTGGTTTATTGGCAGCAATAAAGTTCTGGAGCTCTACTTCCACAAGGGCGAAATTTTCGTGTTTCTCTAAAGCGTCCTGAAGGCAACTTGCAACTCTATCCACCTCTATACCCTCCCGGCGAGCTCTCTCAAGAAGCTCGGCAACTTTTCGAACCTCCCGCACCCCGAGATCCCGCTTGAGAACCCCCTCAAGTACCGCACTCGCCTTATCCGGTGGAACACCCACTTCAAGGAACATCGCCACGGTGTCCACGAAGCGTTCAGCAACTTTCGGATTCGAAGCCACTCTCCCAAGAATTTCCCGGAGCACCTGGGGCGGTACGGAGAGCTCAAGGGACATTGCCAGGTCTTCAAGAAGTGTTTCCTTTTCTCGAATTCCCGTCTCTTCGAGGAGTTTTTTTGCCTCCTGGAGGGCTTCTTTACGTTTCCTCAGGGCTTCGACGAGACTCTCCGGAGGAACGCCTTTTGCGATGCCCTCCCGAAGCTTCTTGAGGAGGAGTTTGTCGGGAATACCCGAAGCCTCGGAGAAAATCTTGGAGGCTTCCTGAAGGAGGTATGCCTTACTCTCCTCAGGGTACGGAGAACGCTCAATGAGGCGGGAAACCTCATCCGAAGCCCAAAGAACCGAGGGAAGGAGAAAGAGAACAAGAAAGGCAAGAAAAATCCGCTTCACTCTGTATCGCCATCGACAACGAGAATTGAATTCACCCCGCCAAATCCATCGGCCACAGCCCGGGGAGAGAAGGGATCAGGCAACCACTTCCCATCAACAACAAAGCCGTACTCGTACTTCCCGGGACGAAGACGCAGGGTAAGGGCGTAGCAGTTCTCATCAACCCGCTCCATAGGGATAGTTTCCCAGTCGGAGAAGTCTCCTGCCACCGCAACGGTTTTGGGATTCCGAACGGTGCTGCAGAAAACGAGTTTTACAGTACGGTATCCGAAAAGTTCAAGGCGTGGTGTAAGGGGGAGATTCGTCGTGAGCATAAGGACAAAAAGTACTGCCGCCCCCAAGGCTACAACCCATCGCTTGTAACGCCGGTACGAAGGGCGCTGCCTTTCCCGGATTCGGGCCATGACCGCCGGGGCAAAGGATTGCGGTACTGCAACTTTTGGTAGTCGCTCAAGGTAACAATCGAGTTTGTCCTTACGCTCCACTTCTCTCCACCTACCTGTATATACGCTGAGGAGAAATCCGAAGTTTCACGAAAAATCCCTCCCCAGAATTTCCCGAAGCTTTGCTTTTGCCCGATGGAGGTACGTTTTCACCGTACCAACCGGAACATCGAGAATCCGAGCGATTTCCTCGTAGGGGAGTTCTTCAACGTATCGGAGAACAATGACCTCTCGAAACTTCAGAGGGAGCTTTCCTACTGCCTGAGCCACTTCCTCAAGGAGTTCCTCCTCAAGGACTCCTTCTTCGGGATCTTTCCCAGAGGGCAAAAAGTCCCCCAGCTCATCCTCTTCTTCCTCGCCCACCGGGGTATTAAGGGAGAAAAAGGAGCGGATTTTCTGTCTTCGGAAGTAATCGAGGCAGACGTTGCGGGCAATGCGGTACATCCAGGTGGAGAACTCAAAAGAGTCCTTGTACGTTTTGAGGGCAAAGAAAGCTTTCACAAAGGCTTCCTGGGTGAGATCTTCGGCGTCCTGACGCTGCCGTACCATTCCGTAGACGTAGTTGAAAATGGGCTTCTCGTACCGAGCAACAAGGATGGCAAAGAGATCCTCGTTGCCGTTCAGGATTTCCTGAACGATTTCCTTATCGCTTTGCTCCCACATAGGGTTCACAGAACGTACTGCCGCAACCAGTCAATCCGGAACTGGACATTCTTAATGAGGGATGAGCCATCGGCCCACTTTGCCCCGGGATACTTTCGGATGATCTCAAGGTACGTGTTGTACGCCTCCACGTAGCGACCGAGCTTCTCAAGGCAGAGACCTTTATGGAAGAGGGCTGCCGGAGCAATGAGGATACCGTTGTACCACTGACCATTAGGGTAGAGACGAACGCAATCCTCAAAGGCCTGAAGGGCCTCGGCAAAACGTTGCGCCTTGTAGAACGCTGCTCCCGCAAAGTACTGGGCGTCATCGGAAAGGTCTGTATTCGGGTACTGAGCTACGTACTCCAAGAATTTTGCTGCCGCACGGTTGTAGAATTCCATCCGGTAAAGGCAATGGGCCATGGAGTACAGCGCTTTCTGGGCCACCTCGCCTCCGAACTCCTGCGCTTTCTCGTACGCCGAGAGGGCATCCCGGAAGGCCCCAAGGATGTAGTAACAATCCCCCATTTCGTACCAGGCGTTCCCCACGAACTCACTCTCCGGGTAGGCATCGATGAGCTTCTGGTACTCGAGAATAGCTCGGGCGTAATCTCGAAGACCCTCGCCGAAAGACTTCGCGAGCAGGTACTGGGCGTCATCGGCAAAGGGTTCGTTTGGGAACTGCACAACCTCTCCCAAAACCGGAATCGCCTCCTGGTACTTCTTGAGGAAAAAGAGCGAGGCTCCTTTCAGGAACGCAACCGAAGCGTAATAGCTACTTTGGGGATAGGAGAGGAGGAAATCCTCAGCCTCCTGAATGACCCGTTCGTAGAAACCGAGCCCATAGAGAGTAAAAAGGTACTCCTTCAGATTCTCTTCGGTACGTTCCGGAAGAACTACCCTCCCTTCAGCATTGATGGAACGGGTCTCCTTTTCGACTACTTCCGCCTGAACCACGACTCCAGTGTACTCAGGATGGGAGAAAAAGATGTAGTGCTTTCCTGAGGGTAAGTCCTCAAGGAGGAATCGACCATCGCTATCCGTCAGAGTGCTCTTCCCCCCTCCTTCCACAAGTACCCCGCTCACCGGTCCTCTTACATCCCATACCTCTCCTGTGAGATTGCCCCTTCCTCCGGTTCCGAAACACCCACCTATCCAGAACCCAAAAAGTGTCATTAAAAGAGCAAAGGAAAGAACTCTCTTTCGCACATCTACCCCTTCCTCTCAATCTTTTTGAGCAACCTCTCCACTTCCTTCATACGGCTAAAGTTCTGAGGAGCGTGATCTTGGAGGAAGCGGAGTTCCTCCACCGCCTCCCTGTACTTCCCCTGGGACTCAAGGACTACCGCAAGCCAGTAGCGCACTTCAAAATCCATAGGGTGCTCTGCAAGGATTCCCCGAAACACTTCCTCTGCTTCTTCTCCTCTTCCCATTTTATACAATACGTACCCGAGATGGAGAAGGTAAAAGGAATTTTTCGGGGAATATTCGAGGGCTTTCTCGAAGCACTCTTTCGCCCTCTCCCACTCTTTGAAGAACCCGGTACTGCTCCGAAGCTCAAAGATGTACCCAAGCCGGAACCAGCTCATATGGTCCTCAGGATGCTCCCTGAGGTACGATTCGAATTCGGGAATGGCACGCTCTGAGAGCTCAAAAGCCCTGCGGTATTTCCCCCGATCGAGGAGGATGAACCCTGCCTCCCAGAAGGCATCGAGAACCCGTTCACCCTGAGCAATACAGTCCTCAAAGAGCTGAAGCGCCTCCTCCCAGTTCCCAGAGTTTTTTGCCGCCAGGGCCCTGTCGAAGAGGCTCTCTCCCGCCCAGGACAAATTTGCAAAGAGAAGGAGAGCAACCACAAAGAGGAAAACCCTTTTCACCGCCAATCCACCACCGCATAGAGAAAAGCCCCAAGGCCTCCGAAGAGGAAATTCGGCATCCAGGCAGCAAGCCAGGGAGCAAGTACATCCCCCCGACCGAGGGAGCGGAAAATGGAAAGGAGCATGTAGTACACGAAGGCAAGAATAACCGTCACGATGACTCCCAAGGCCTTGGTGTCCCTTGTCTTCTGCACGCCAAGAGGCATCCCCATGAGCATGAAGACTACCGCTGAGAAGGGCAGAGAGAACTTGAAGTGGTACGCCACCTCGAACTTCTGGGTTTCACTTCCAGCCTCTTTGAGGATGGCAATCTGCTTTCGCAGCTCCCTCGAGGACATTTCCTCAGGACTCCGCTGCTTCTCAAAGAACTCCTGGAGCTCTTCTTTCATATCGATTCGCATCGTCTCAAATTCCACTTCCTCCTCAAGGTATCCATCTTCCCCATAGCGATGGAGCACCCCCTTCTCAAGAATCCACTGGTCCTCCACCCAGCGGGCTTTCTCGCTCACGATGACGTCCGGAAACTTCCGGCCTTTCCCAAGCTCGTAAATGATGACGTTCTTCATCTCCCAGGTCGTGGCATCGAGCTCGTTCACGTAGAAGTACCGATTCTCCGCATCCCGAAAGAAAACGTTCTGCTGGATTTTGGGAGGCGCTTTCTTGTACACGTAGTAGCGCACCAGGCTCTGGGCCTTGTGGTTCGTCTCGGGAACCACAAGGTCGTTGAGGAGAAAGGACCCAAAGGCGACAAGAAAGGAAAAGAGGATGTAGGGGAAAAGGAAACGTCGAATGCTCACCCCACTTGCCTCAATGGCCACAAGCTCACTATCCCGACAGAGCCTCCCGAGATTGAGCTCTGCGGCAAGAAGTCCTGAGATGGGAAAGGTCATGACCATCTGCGCCGGGATGTAGAGGAGGAGAATTTCAAGGGTGATGAGGAAAGGAACTTTCTGATTTACAAAGAAATCCATGAGCTCAAAGAGGGTCTGCACAAGCATGACAATGGTGACTGCTCCGACCCAGGTGAACATGCCTGCGGCTGTTTCCCGGGCCACATAGCGGTCAAGGATTCTCACGAACAAAGGTATCCACCTTTCCTCCTTGTATTGTACCAGCTCTCTCTATTTCCTCACAAGGAGAAGAACCCCACCCGCAATGAGGAGTATAGGCAAGAAAGCATTGCGGACCCATGGAGTCCAGGGACCCCAAAGAGGAACCACGTACTGGGAAAGCCACAGGGCTCCAATGATGACTAAAAACCAGGCAAGGATATGTTGCCGACCTGCCTCCTGCCAGGGCTTTCTCTCCCCAGAAGATGAGGCTTCCTGCGACTCTGGTCTTTCTTCCGGAATCTCCTCTTTTGGTCCTTCAGGAATGAGAATCCAAGCAATGATGTACGCAAGGATGGCTCCTCCACCAACAAGGATGAGAAGTACCGCTACAATACGCACCAAGGCCGGATCAAGACCAAAGTACTCGGCAATGCCACCGCAGACTCCCCCAAGAATCCGCTCTTTTCGCGAACGATAGAGTCGTTTCTCCATATCTTCCTCCTTGCGCGAGTTGGTACAAGGATACCCCAGAGGGGGGATTTTTGCAAATGCTGCGCCTAAAGGATTGGGTTAAAGAACTTCTTACACAGACTCAAAAGCTCGCAAACTAAGAGGACTAAGAGCCCGACTAACTGAATCTTTGTGAGGGCTGAATAGAGATGTTCAGAAGTTGCAAAGAAAGGCTTTAGAAACATCTGGGGCACCGGACCAATCTGCATAGTGCCCCTTCAAAACTACTCAGCAGTCTTTAAGGAACGTGCACTTTTTCAGAACAAACTCCGTTTGCAAAGAAAAACTGGCCATACCCCTTAACAAGGGGCCAATATCCTCTCCAAGAAAAACCTCACAAATCTCTCACTTTCGACATCCACACAGACATTCACAGATCCTTCACCGCTGAATCCTTGAAAAGGATTCTCTGTTACCACCGTGACCCCTCGAGTCAACTCTCCTCTTGTTTCCACTTTGATGTTCATTTTTTTCATTTTCACAAATGACGGGTCTATAAGAACTGCCACAGCCAGAGGATCGTGGAGTATCGGATACCTGTTCTCGTCCCCCTCTTGCCATATTTTGATTACTTCAGATAGGAAGCGCATTCTCTCGTCACCGGATTCGAAGATCCTATTGAGTGCAGCCTTGTTAAGCCTACACTGCAGGGTGACATCTAAACCTACCATTGTTATAGGTATTCCAGAATCAAAAACTATCCTTGCTGCTTCAGGATCGCAGTAGATGTTCCATTCTGGGAATGCCTGAGAGTACATGCCACCCATCATACATATTCGGGTTCTTTCCTTCAACCTGGGCTCTTTGGTCAAAGCAATTGCCACATTGGTCAGGGGGCCTATGGTGATAAGGGTTATCTGGTCGCTGGAGTTCATTACTCTGTCCACGATAAAATCGACTGCACCAATTTCCTCGTCAATCGGGATTTCCTCCTTGACTGCTCTCGTCTGGGGAGGGATAAGCGTCCGATCCCAATCGTTGATCAAGGGTTTTTCAATTCCTTTGACTACAGGAATATCCGGTCTGCCGAAAACCTGCACCAGCTTCTTAGCCAGTTTTGCCCTCAAGGTAGTATTTCTGAAAA
Coding sequences within:
- a CDS encoding tetratricopeptide repeat protein, with the protein product MAVKRVFLFVVALLLFANLSWAGESLFDRALAAKNSGNWEEALQLFEDCIAQGERVLDAFWEAGFILLDRGKYRRAFELSERAIPEFESYLREHPEDHMSWFRLGYIFELRSSTGFFKEWERAKECFEKALEYSPKNSFYLLHLGYVLYKMGRGEEAEEVFRGILAEHPMDFEVRYWLAVVLESQGKYREAVEELRFLQDHAPQNFSRMKEVERLLKKIERKG
- a CDS encoding nucleoside hydrolase — its product is MKTKVIIDTDIGDDVDDALAIALALCSPELEIVGITTVFRNTTLRAKLAKKLVQVFGRPDIPVVKGIEKPLINDWDRTLIPPQTRAVKEEIPIDEEIGAVDFIVDRVMNSSDQITLITIGPLTNVAIALTKEPRLKERTRICMMGGMYSQAFPEWNIYCDPEAARIVFDSGIPITMVGLDVTLQCRLNKAALNRIFESGDERMRFLSEVIKIWQEGDENRYPILHDPLAVAVLIDPSFVKMKKMNIKVETRGELTRGVTVVTENPFQGFSGEGSVNVCVDVESERFVRFFLERILAPC
- a CDS encoding RNA polymerase sigma factor — its product is MWEQSDKEIVQEILNGNEDLFAILVARYEKPIFNYVYGMVRQRQDAEDLTQEAFVKAFFALKTYKDSFEFSTWMYRIARNVCLDYFRRQKIRSFFSLNTPVGEEEEDELGDFLPSGKDPEEGVLEEELLEEVAQAVGKLPLKFREVIVLRYVEELPYEEIARILDVPVGTVKTYLHRAKAKLREILGRDFS
- a CDS encoding LptF/LptG family permease, translated to MFVRILDRYVARETAAGMFTWVGAVTIVMLVQTLFELMDFFVNQKVPFLITLEILLLYIPAQMVMTFPISGLLAAELNLGRLCRDSELVAIEASGVSIRRFLFPYILFSFLVAFGSFLLNDLVVPETNHKAQSLVRYYVYKKAPPKIQQNVFFRDAENRYFYVNELDATTWEMKNVIIYELGKGRKFPDVIVSEKARWVEDQWILEKGVLHRYGEDGYLEEEVEFETMRIDMKEELQEFFEKQRSPEEMSSRELRKQIAILKEAGSETQKFEVAYHFKFSLPFSAVVFMLMGMPLGVQKTRDTKALGVIVTVILAFVYYMLLSIFRSLGRGDVLAPWLAAWMPNFLFGGLGAFLYAVVDWR
- a CDS encoding tetratricopeptide repeat protein, whose protein sequence is MTLFGFWIGGCFGTGGRGNLTGEVWDVRGPVSGVLVEGGGKSTLTDSDGRFLLEDLPSGKHYIFFSHPEYTGVVVQAEVVEKETRSINAEGRVVLPERTEENLKEYLFTLYGLGFYERVIQEAEDFLLSYPQSSYYASVAFLKGASLFFLKKYQEAIPVLGEVVQFPNEPFADDAQYLLAKSFGEGLRDYARAILEYQKLIDAYPESEFVGNAWYEMGDCYYILGAFRDALSAYEKAQEFGGEVAQKALYSMAHCLYRMEFYNRAAAKFLEYVAQYPNTDLSDDAQYFAGAAFYKAQRFAEALQAFEDCVRLYPNGQWYNGILIAPAALFHKGLCLEKLGRYVEAYNTYLEIIRKYPGAKWADGSSLIKNVQFRIDWLRQYVL
- a CDS encoding PspC domain-containing protein: MEKRLYRSRKERILGGVCGGIAEYFGLDPALVRIVAVLLILVGGGAILAYIIAWILIPEGPKEEIPEERPESQEASSSGERKPWQEAGRQHILAWFLVIIGALWLSQYVVPLWGPWTPWVRNAFLPILLIAGGVLLLVRK